Proteins from a genomic interval of Niabella soli DSM 19437:
- the secDF gene encoding protein translocase subunit SecDF encodes MQLKGLVRFFTILLIIYSLYQLSFTWFVRNHEKKLETIANRYVNTNYATAAQKYPSNKDSQEVYQEKLNHIYNDRLTRLKDSTKDETITYGITGAISYQKAKEEELNLGLDLQGGMNVTLEVEMSGLLKTLANNSNDPNFLKALENADKRRANSNANFINLFVEEFKKLSPSTPLAAVFATANHESIKVTDSDDKVVRFLQEQARAAFDNTAKLITTRIDKFGVAQPSINPDPVKQIINVELPGVQDKERVRKNLQASANLQFWEVYNISELWPNLQKADELFFAQNSGKAATDSTAKTDSAATQHAGADSAKALASDTSKKLEDQLKQLATADKNANKPAAATTNQEAEAKKHLWGWLLPAMDQQGRLADMGLIGQVNIKDTAAVREILESAALKAQFPSEVAWMYGIPERVGTGNKKSNMVALYAIKTYGKDKAKLEGEHVTNAGYDFDQTGKTNVSLEMDALGSRIWADMTRANIKKHIAIVVDNQVYSAPVVNDAIEGGRSSISGNFTQEEAKDLANILKIGKLPAPAKIVSDETVGPTLGQAAIKGGLMSFTLSFIVIFILMLIYYNTSGWIANIALILNLLFTVGVLAGLGATLTAPGIAGLVLTIGMAVDSNVIIYERIKEELTKGKGYITAINEGYSRSLAPVLDGHVTTLITAFILYYFGLGPVKGFATTQILGLLLSLFCGILVSRWVTDWFTNKNHHLKYFTSLSRSIFKHSAFKFIEFRKVAYAISVVILLLSVGTIFHGFDYGVEFDGGRSYRVDFGKKVNVEQLRDDLKKTFDNENPSIKTVGDESALDITTSYLIKDPNSQRADSIVVQKLYNGLKAYLPAGTSFAQFDNQYKLSSKIVLPTISDDLKKGAVRATILALIAIFLYIFLRFRDWRYSLGTIFSLLHDALVVLIVFSYFRDHVPFPLEIDQHFIAAILTVIGFSMNDTVVVFDRIREDGRLYPGLDQKQLVNKAINDTLSRTIMTSLTVFITVLILFIFGGEAVRGFAFAMLIGVVTGVYSSIFVAAPVLVDLKGGLKRNKHKAVTAKVRPEHN; translated from the coding sequence ATGCAACTTAAAGGACTGGTTAGATTTTTTACAATCTTACTTATTATCTATTCACTCTACCAGCTATCATTTACATGGTTTGTTCGCAATCACGAAAAGAAACTGGAGACGATTGCCAACCGGTATGTAAATACCAATTACGCAACTGCTGCCCAAAAGTATCCTTCCAACAAAGATTCGCAGGAAGTATACCAGGAAAAACTGAACCACATTTATAACGATCGCTTAACCCGCCTGAAGGATAGCACCAAAGACGAAACCATTACCTATGGTATCACCGGTGCTATCAGCTATCAGAAAGCAAAGGAAGAAGAACTGAACCTGGGTCTGGATCTGCAGGGGGGTATGAACGTAACACTTGAAGTGGAAATGTCGGGCCTGTTAAAAACACTGGCCAATAACTCCAACGATCCTAATTTTCTGAAAGCCCTGGAAAACGCAGACAAGCGCCGGGCCAACAGCAATGCCAACTTTATTAACCTGTTTGTTGAAGAGTTCAAAAAATTGAGCCCCAGCACCCCATTGGCGGCTGTTTTTGCAACGGCCAATCATGAAAGTATTAAGGTTACGGATAGCGATGATAAAGTGGTCCGTTTTCTGCAGGAGCAGGCAAGAGCAGCCTTCGACAATACTGCCAAGCTGATCACTACCCGTATCGATAAATTCGGTGTGGCGCAACCCAGCATCAACCCCGACCCGGTAAAGCAGATCATTAATGTGGAATTACCCGGTGTGCAGGATAAAGAAAGGGTTCGCAAGAACCTGCAGGCTTCCGCCAATCTCCAGTTCTGGGAAGTGTATAATATTTCAGAATTATGGCCTAACCTGCAAAAAGCCGATGAGCTTTTCTTTGCACAGAATTCCGGCAAAGCGGCAACCGACAGTACTGCGAAAACAGATTCCGCTGCCACTCAGCACGCTGGTGCTGATTCAGCAAAAGCTTTGGCAAGTGATACTTCCAAAAAACTGGAAGACCAGTTAAAACAATTAGCAACCGCTGATAAGAATGCAAATAAACCGGCAGCAGCAACCACTAACCAGGAAGCCGAAGCCAAGAAACACCTGTGGGGCTGGCTGTTACCGGCAATGGACCAACAGGGCCGCCTGGCCGACATGGGGCTGATTGGGCAGGTGAACATTAAAGATACTGCCGCCGTAAGAGAGATCCTCGAAAGCGCGGCATTAAAAGCCCAATTCCCTTCAGAAGTAGCCTGGATGTACGGTATCCCCGAGCGCGTAGGCACCGGCAATAAAAAAAGTAATATGGTGGCGCTGTATGCCATCAAAACTTATGGAAAAGACAAGGCCAAACTGGAAGGCGAGCATGTTACGAACGCCGGGTATGATTTTGACCAGACCGGTAAAACAAATGTTTCCCTGGAAATGGACGCCCTCGGTAGCCGTATCTGGGCAGACATGACAAGGGCGAATATCAAAAAACATATTGCCATTGTGGTGGATAACCAGGTGTACTCAGCACCGGTAGTAAATGATGCCATTGAAGGAGGCCGTTCCAGTATCTCCGGGAATTTCACCCAGGAAGAGGCAAAGGATCTGGCCAATATCCTGAAGATCGGTAAACTGCCCGCTCCTGCCAAGATCGTTTCCGATGAAACCGTTGGGCCTACATTGGGACAAGCGGCTATTAAGGGCGGACTGATGTCCTTTACCCTTTCATTCATCGTAATCTTTATCCTGATGCTGATTTACTATAACACCAGCGGATGGATTGCCAATATTGCGCTGATCCTTAACCTGCTGTTTACCGTTGGAGTACTGGCCGGCTTGGGGGCCACACTTACTGCACCGGGTATTGCCGGTTTGGTGCTGACCATTGGTATGGCAGTGGATAGTAATGTAATCATCTACGAACGTATTAAAGAAGAGTTGACAAAAGGCAAAGGATATATTACCGCCATCAATGAGGGGTACAGCCGTTCGCTTGCGCCGGTACTGGATGGGCACGTTACCACGTTAATTACGGCATTCATCCTGTATTATTTTGGATTAGGTCCTGTAAAAGGATTTGCAACCACTCAGATCCTGGGTCTGCTGCTCTCCTTGTTCTGTGGAATTTTGGTGAGCCGCTGGGTGACCGACTGGTTTACTAACAAAAACCATCACCTGAAATACTTCACCAGCCTTAGCCGCAGTATCTTCAAACACAGCGCTTTTAAATTTATCGAGTTCAGAAAAGTAGCTTATGCCATTTCTGTGGTGATCCTGCTGCTTTCGGTAGGTACCATCTTCCACGGATTTGACTATGGCGTTGAATTTGATGGGGGCCGCTCCTACCGTGTTGATTTTGGTAAAAAGGTAAACGTAGAACAGTTGCGCGATGACCTGAAGAAAACCTTTGACAATGAGAATCCAAGCATTAAAACGGTTGGTGATGAAAGTGCCCTGGATATCACCACCTCTTACCTCATCAAAGACCCCAATAGTCAACGGGCCGATTCTATTGTAGTGCAAAAACTATACAACGGGTTGAAAGCCTATCTACCGGCCGGCACCAGTTTTGCGCAATTCGACAACCAGTATAAATTAAGCTCAAAAATTGTACTGCCCACGATATCCGACGACCTGAAGAAGGGTGCCGTGCGAGCTACAATTCTTGCGCTGATCGCGATCTTCCTGTACATCTTCCTGCGGTTCCGCGACTGGCGGTATTCCCTTGGAACGATCTTCTCCCTGTTGCACGATGCGTTGGTGGTATTGATCGTATTCTCCTATTTCAGGGATCATGTACCCTTCCCGCTGGAAATTGACCAGCATTTTATTGCGGCGATACTAACGGTGATCGGTTTCTCTATGAACGATACGGTGGTAGTATTTGACCGTATACGGGAAGACGGACGATTGTACCCCGGCCTGGATCAGAAGCAGTTGGTGAACAAAGCGATCAATGATACGTTAAGCCGAACCATTATGACCTCCCTTACCGTATTCATTACAGTATTGATCCTGTTTATATTCGGGGGCGAAGCCGTAAGAGGATTTGCCTTCGCCATGCTGATCGGTGTGGTAACCGGTGTATATTCCTCCATCTTTGTTGCGGCGCCGGTTCTGGTTGACCTGAAAGGCGGCTTAAAAAGAAACAAGCATAAAGCCGTAACTGCCAAGGTTCGCCCGGAGCATAACTAA
- a CDS encoding pyridoxal phosphate-dependent aminotransferase, with protein MALSSLLQRFSEPETLKMAKLGRELRAQGIDVIDLSLGEPDFDTPQHIKDAAIKAINDNWSHYSPVPGFLDAREAVCAKLKRDNNLDYKPEQIVISTGAKQSLANVILALVDEGEEVIIPTPYWVTYSELVKIARGKVVEIRSTVENKLKITPDELEKAITPNTKAFLFSSPCNPSGAVYSKEELAGLVEVFKKHPNIYIISDEIYEYINYVGKHESIAQFDAIKDRVILVNGLAKGFAMTGWRIGYTASTVEIAKGMEKLQGQMTSGTNTIAQKATVAALTQDLAPSVEMTKEFTRRKQRVMELIKDIPGISCTEPDGAFYIFPDMSYYYGKSDGETTIANSADLCMYLLNKAHVSSVMGAAFGEPNGVRFSFANSLEKIEQGWERIKKALAALK; from the coding sequence ATGGCGTTATCTTCTCTTTTACAACGTTTTAGCGAACCAGAAACCTTAAAAATGGCCAAACTGGGCCGGGAATTGAGGGCCCAGGGTATTGATGTGATCGATTTAAGTCTTGGCGAACCGGACTTTGATACTCCGCAACATATAAAGGACGCGGCAATAAAAGCAATTAACGACAACTGGAGCCACTATTCTCCCGTACCGGGATTCCTGGATGCCCGTGAAGCGGTTTGTGCAAAGCTGAAAAGAGATAATAACCTGGATTATAAACCCGAACAGATCGTTATCTCAACCGGAGCTAAACAAAGCCTTGCAAACGTGATCCTGGCCCTGGTGGACGAAGGAGAGGAGGTAATTATCCCTACTCCTTACTGGGTAACTTATTCCGAACTGGTAAAAATCGCGAGGGGCAAAGTGGTGGAGATCCGCAGCACGGTCGAGAATAAATTGAAGATCACGCCGGATGAGCTGGAAAAAGCGATCACTCCTAATACAAAAGCATTCCTGTTCTCTTCTCCCTGCAATCCATCCGGGGCCGTTTACAGTAAAGAAGAACTGGCAGGCCTGGTGGAAGTATTCAAAAAGCACCCGAATATTTATATCATTTCTGACGAGATCTATGAGTATATCAACTACGTAGGCAAACACGAAAGTATCGCCCAGTTTGATGCAATAAAAGACCGGGTGATCCTTGTTAACGGGTTGGCGAAAGGATTTGCGATGACCGGCTGGCGGATCGGTTATACCGCCTCAACGGTTGAAATAGCAAAGGGAATGGAAAAATTGCAGGGGCAAATGACCAGCGGTACCAATACCATTGCTCAAAAAGCAACGGTGGCGGCGCTTACACAGGATCTTGCTCCGTCTGTGGAAATGACAAAAGAATTCACCCGGAGAAAGCAGCGCGTAATGGAACTGATAAAAGACATTCCCGGCATCAGTTGTACCGAGCCGGATGGCGCTTTTTATATTTTCCCGGATATGAGCTATTATTACGGTAAATCGGATGGGGAAACTACGATTGCCAACTCCGCAGATCTTTGTATGTATTTATTGAACAAAGCACATGTTTCTTCCGTAATGGGCGCGGCATTTGGAGAGCCCAACGGGGTGCGTTTCTCTTTTGCAAACAGCCTGGAAAAGATAGAACAAGGCTGGGAGCGGATTAAGAAGGCCCTCGCCGCGCTTAAATAA
- a CDS encoding DsrE family protein — protein MKAALLLMSLLMLSGSMQAQYKNYNVVFDFSNKDTINQRAIIRELALIKKANPAAQLEVVIYGQGLDLVVKGKSQQETEVGELANEKGISFKVCQQTLKRNNMEGSSLISGVQMVPDGIYEIISKQREGWGYIKVSH, from the coding sequence ATGAAAGCAGCACTTTTACTCATGTCGCTATTGATGCTCTCCGGATCAATGCAGGCACAATATAAAAACTATAATGTGGTATTCGACTTTTCAAATAAGGATACCATTAATCAACGGGCAATCATTCGTGAACTTGCCCTGATCAAAAAAGCAAACCCGGCTGCGCAATTAGAAGTTGTGATCTATGGCCAGGGGCTGGATCTGGTGGTTAAGGGAAAATCACAACAGGAAACAGAAGTCGGTGAACTGGCAAATGAAAAAGGTATATCGTTTAAAGTTTGCCAGCAAACATTAAAGAGAAACAACATGGAGGGTTCCTCATTAATTTCCGGCGTGCAAATGGTACCGGATGGCATTTATGAAATTATATCAAAACAGCGGGAAGGCTGGGGGTATATAAAAGTGTCGCACTGA
- a CDS encoding DUF6807 domain-containing protein, with translation MKYLLSALLTILSFMGNAQSGKGFRLVAEPAKKQVNVLYDGKLLTAYCYTDSIAKPFLYPVNTLNHITVTRGFPVKYIPGESTDHPHHVGIWLNYESVNGIDFWNNSSAIPASKKDHYGTIIHNQIISQSAAQNKAQLQVTATWVNHSGEQFLKEATTYYFEVQNGVFLITRSTTLTALNKPVVFKDVKDGFFAIRVAKELEMPATETKTFTDNQGNVTRVAASGKNVATGMYYASNGLKGDAVWSSQGTWAMLKGVKDGSPITIALLDHPSNTGYPTYWHARGYGLFALNPLGRSVFSNGKDSLNLTMQPGESKKFIYRILIAGKDLNETEVKKSADAFAKSRF, from the coding sequence ATGAAATATCTTCTTTCAGCACTGCTCACAATTTTATCGTTTATGGGGAACGCCCAGTCCGGCAAAGGGTTCCGGCTGGTCGCCGAGCCTGCAAAAAAACAGGTGAACGTATTGTACGATGGTAAACTACTGACGGCTTATTGTTATACTGATAGTATTGCCAAGCCCTTTTTATATCCGGTGAATACACTCAACCATATTACCGTTACCCGGGGCTTTCCGGTAAAATACATTCCTGGTGAAAGTACCGATCATCCGCACCATGTGGGCATCTGGTTAAATTATGAATCCGTAAACGGCATCGATTTCTGGAATAATTCATCCGCTATTCCTGCCAGTAAAAAAGACCATTATGGTACGATTATTCACAACCAGATCATCAGCCAGTCTGCCGCACAGAATAAGGCGCAATTACAGGTAACCGCTACCTGGGTCAATCATTCCGGCGAACAATTTCTTAAGGAAGCCACCACCTATTATTTCGAAGTGCAAAACGGTGTTTTTCTTATCACCCGCTCCACCACCTTAACGGCGCTGAATAAGCCCGTTGTTTTTAAAGACGTAAAGGACGGGTTCTTTGCCATCAGGGTAGCCAAGGAGTTGGAAATGCCCGCTACGGAAACCAAAACATTTACAGACAACCAGGGAAATGTTACCAGGGTTGCGGCCTCCGGGAAGAATGTGGCTACGGGGATGTATTATGCCTCCAATGGATTAAAAGGTGATGCAGTATGGAGCAGCCAGGGTACCTGGGCGATGCTGAAAGGCGTTAAAGACGGCTCCCCTATTACCATAGCGCTATTGGATCATCCTTCCAATACCGGCTACCCCACCTACTGGCATGCCCGCGGTTATGGCCTGTTTGCCCTGAACCCTTTGGGAAGATCTGTTTTCAGCAATGGAAAAGATTCGCTGAACCTGACGATGCAGCCGGGGGAAAGCAAAAAATTCATCTATCGGATCCTGATCGCCGGAAAAGATTTAAATGAGACCGAAGTAAAAAAATCAGCCGATGCTTTTGCTAAAAGCCGCTTTTAA
- a CDS encoding Nramp family divalent metal transporter, protein MNKQHSDLSLSEVHESVDTTGKPRWRRILAFFGPAYLVSVGYMDPGNWATDLAGGSQFGYSLLWVLLLSNLMALLLQNLSSRLGIVRHKDLAQANREAYPKGVNFILYLLAEIAIAATDLAEVIGMAIGLQLLFELPLMYGVLVTVLDTFLLMFLQRFGMRKLEAFVIGLIFIIAVSFLIQLLVAQPDLKEVASGFVPRLQNDTALYIAIGIIGATVMPHNLYLHSALVQTRKFKNTEDGIKKALKYNLWDSTVALNMAFLVNAAILVLAATVFFKTGRTDVAEIKQAYELLPSHLGSTVASKLFAIALIAAGQSSTVTGTLAGQIIMEGYLKLRINPLVRRLLTRLIAIVPAVLVLALYGEEEVNQLLIFSQVVLSLQLGFAIIPLIHFVSDKKTMGTFAIRTFTKVIAWLITVTLIYLNGRMVVEQLRSFFASSSSLGWKAGIILGVSGVVFLLVYTIVYPFTKTAKRASSSPVHPEPAPLELPGNLQSFPIIAVAVDFGKNDSRLIGQALKQGTTDTKFVLIHVVESVAARFINKEIKDEESKTDKIYLDNYARQMKQKGFKVAWELGYGIPSREIPRIVKSQEADLLVMGAHGHKGLKDFIYGSTINNVRHNVQIPILIVNNDQNVF, encoded by the coding sequence ATGAATAAGCAGCATTCCGACCTCTCATTGAGTGAAGTACACGAATCAGTTGACACCACCGGCAAACCGCGGTGGCGGCGCATCCTGGCCTTCTTTGGCCCGGCCTACCTGGTAAGCGTGGGCTACATGGATCCGGGCAACTGGGCCACCGACCTGGCCGGGGGCAGCCAGTTTGGTTACAGTCTTTTGTGGGTGTTACTTTTAAGTAACCTTATGGCCCTGCTCTTGCAAAACCTGTCGTCCAGGTTGGGCATCGTGCGTCATAAAGACCTGGCCCAGGCCAACAGGGAGGCCTATCCAAAGGGTGTTAATTTTATTTTATACCTGCTGGCAGAGATCGCCATAGCGGCAACGGACCTGGCAGAAGTAATAGGCATGGCCATCGGCTTGCAATTATTATTTGAGCTGCCGCTGATGTACGGCGTGCTGGTAACTGTATTGGATACGTTCCTTTTGATGTTCCTGCAGCGCTTTGGTATGCGCAAACTGGAAGCCTTCGTAATCGGGCTGATCTTTATCATTGCCGTATCTTTTCTCATACAACTGCTCGTTGCCCAGCCGGATCTTAAAGAAGTCGCTTCCGGCTTTGTACCGCGGCTGCAGAACGATACCGCGCTTTATATTGCCATTGGCATTATCGGCGCCACGGTAATGCCACATAACCTGTACCTGCATTCAGCATTAGTACAAACAAGGAAATTCAAAAACACGGAAGATGGTATCAAAAAAGCGTTAAAATACAATTTATGGGATAGCACAGTGGCATTGAATATGGCCTTCCTCGTTAACGCTGCTATTCTTGTTTTAGCCGCAACGGTCTTTTTTAAAACGGGCCGCACCGATGTTGCCGAAATTAAACAGGCTTATGAATTATTACCCAGTCACCTGGGCAGCACTGTGGCATCAAAACTTTTTGCAATTGCCCTGATCGCCGCCGGGCAAAGCAGTACGGTAACCGGCACGCTGGCGGGGCAAATCATTATGGAAGGCTACCTGAAATTGCGCATCAACCCATTGGTACGCCGCCTGCTGACGCGCCTGATCGCTATTGTACCCGCTGTTTTAGTGCTGGCGCTTTATGGAGAAGAGGAAGTGAACCAGTTGCTCATTTTCAGCCAGGTAGTGCTGAGCCTGCAACTGGGCTTTGCCATTATTCCGCTGATCCACTTTGTAAGTGATAAAAAAACCATGGGAACCTTCGCCATCCGCACCTTTACCAAAGTCATTGCCTGGCTGATCACGGTTACATTAATCTATCTAAACGGCCGGATGGTAGTAGAACAGCTTCGCAGTTTCTTTGCCTCCTCCTCATCGTTAGGGTGGAAAGCAGGCATTATTCTGGGTGTTTCAGGTGTTGTATTTTTATTGGTATACACTATAGTTTATCCTTTCACCAAAACAGCCAAAAGGGCCAGCTCTTCGCCCGTGCACCCGGAACCGGCGCCGCTGGAGCTCCCCGGCAACCTGCAATCATTTCCCATAATTGCCGTGGCGGTCGATTTCGGGAAAAACGACAGCCGCCTTATCGGACAGGCGCTTAAACAAGGAACTACCGATACAAAATTTGTTTTAATACATGTAGTGGAAAGTGTTGCAGCCCGGTTTATCAATAAAGAAATAAAAGATGAAGAATCCAAAACAGATAAAATATATCTTGATAACTATGCCCGGCAGATGAAGCAAAAGGGATTTAAAGTAGCCTGGGAACTGGGCTATGGCATTCCATCAAGAGAGATCCCCCGGATCGTAAAAAGCCAGGAAGCGGACCTCCTGGTTATGGGCGCCCATGGCCACAAAGGATTAAAAGATTTTATTTATGGCAGCACCATCAATAATGTGCGGCATAATGTGCAGATCCCGATACTGATCGTTAATAATGACCAGAACGTTTTTTAA
- a CDS encoding tetratricopeptide repeat-containing sensor histidine kinase, producing the protein MRAWVYFFVLVATVLVKLLLADCGQAKAQTGSGVPQEVAYILKMPDSKAKVDTIIAFAKRNRKNTAIDTLFKLGFALITKLKYTSGEARLLNAYGVYNRDFSRYAEALDNHTKSLELAQQHNDTETEIFALNNLGVVYRRVDENAKALTKHLEALRLAEKIGDDFSASVSLNSIGNIHTVLGNYADAITYFRRGLVLSEKANNYLGISMNYNNIGEVYEFTGKFDSAIKYYQESLLFDEKIADLKGIAINYNSIGSVRRKQGRVAEAITLFKKAKAITDAIKDRLYQADTYNNLGNAYLQSKQFDSSRQMFFNAIAIAKAIGVLGQQKTAYEGLMKLNERAGRPDSALAYSKLFKNYNDSIVIESNNRHVREMEALYATEKERARVDKLEADRQTELVKIKNQRFFFLGMLVLFLLVLTSGILYYLRYRLMEHNKRLQQELDIRTQIATDLHDDMGSTLSSIHIFSELLRKSGDNKEELLTKIEANARDTLDALDDIIWLVKPSNDKFANLWQHVREYSVPMFESRDICFFIDFPESISEIPLPMDVRRNIFLIIKESVNNLVKYSKCTEATITAHDEPDVISFSIWDNGIGFDPEQLTSRNGVKNMQARARSMNAEIKITAANGSGTQVQFWIKKERAGADAA; encoded by the coding sequence ATGAGAGCCTGGGTATATTTTTTTGTGCTGGTTGCCACGGTGTTGGTGAAACTGCTGCTTGCCGATTGCGGACAGGCGAAAGCGCAGACGGGGAGCGGCGTTCCACAGGAAGTGGCTTATATTCTGAAAATGCCGGACAGCAAGGCGAAGGTGGACACGATAATTGCTTTTGCAAAAAGGAACCGAAAAAACACGGCGATTGATACGCTTTTTAAGTTGGGATTTGCCTTAATAACAAAGCTGAAATATACATCCGGTGAAGCCAGACTGTTAAATGCATACGGGGTTTATAACCGGGACTTTTCACGATATGCAGAAGCGCTGGACAACCACACCAAAAGCCTGGAACTGGCGCAGCAGCATAACGATACCGAAACGGAAATTTTTGCTTTAAATAACCTGGGCGTGGTGTATCGCCGGGTTGACGAAAATGCAAAAGCGCTCACCAAACATCTTGAAGCCTTAAGACTTGCTGAAAAGATCGGGGATGATTTCAGCGCAAGCGTTTCCTTAAACAGCATCGGTAACATTCATACGGTGCTGGGCAACTATGCGGATGCCATCACTTATTTCCGGAGGGGATTGGTGTTGTCGGAAAAAGCCAATAATTATTTAGGCATTTCCATGAATTACAATAATATTGGCGAGGTATATGAGTTTACCGGCAAGTTTGACTCTGCCATTAAATACTACCAGGAGTCGTTGCTTTTTGATGAAAAAATAGCGGACCTTAAAGGGATTGCCATCAACTATAACTCCATTGGAAGTGTGCGCAGGAAGCAGGGCCGGGTGGCGGAAGCCATCACGTTATTTAAAAAAGCAAAAGCAATTACAGATGCAATAAAGGACCGGTTGTACCAGGCAGATACCTACAATAACCTGGGCAACGCCTACCTGCAATCCAAACAGTTCGACAGTTCCCGGCAGATGTTTTTCAATGCCATAGCAATAGCAAAGGCCATTGGCGTATTGGGGCAGCAAAAAACAGCCTATGAAGGATTGATGAAACTGAATGAACGGGCGGGGAGGCCCGACTCTGCATTGGCATACAGTAAGCTCTTTAAGAATTATAATGATAGTATTGTTATCGAAAGTAACAATCGTCATGTGCGGGAAATGGAAGCTTTATACGCTACCGAAAAAGAGCGCGCCCGCGTTGATAAACTGGAGGCAGACCGGCAAACAGAACTGGTGAAAATAAAAAACCAGCGCTTCTTTTTCCTGGGGATGCTGGTGCTGTTCCTGCTGGTGCTTACTTCCGGGATCCTTTACTACCTCCGTTACCGGTTGATGGAACATAACAAACGTTTACAGCAGGAACTGGATATTCGTACCCAGATCGCCACGGACCTGCATGATGATATGGGCTCAACATTGAGCAGTATTCATATTTTCAGCGAACTGCTGCGAAAGTCGGGAGATAACAAAGAAGAACTGCTAACCAAAATAGAAGCCAATGCGCGCGACACGCTGGATGCACTGGATGATATTATATGGCTGGTGAAGCCGTCTAATGATAAATTTGCAAATCTCTGGCAGCACGTCAGGGAATACTCTGTGCCCATGTTTGAGTCGCGGGATATTTGTTTTTTTATCGATTTTCCCGAATCCATTTCGGAAATACCATTACCGATGGATGTGCGCCGGAATATATTCCTGATCATCAAGGAAAGTGTTAACAACCTGGTCAAATATTCAAAATGTACCGAAGCGACGATCACTGCGCACGATGAACCGGATGTGATCTCTTTTTCAATATGGGACAATGGTATTGGCTTTGATCCCGAACAACTAACCTCCCGTAACGGGGTAAAAAATATGCAGGCAAGAGCCCGGAGCATGAACGCTGAGATTAAAATAACAGCGGCAAACGGCAGCGGTACGCAAGTACAGTTCTGGATAAAAAAAGAACGGGCCGGCGCGGATGCAGCATAA
- a CDS encoding metal-dependent transcriptional regulator — protein MTLNITSTEQNYIKAIYHLERNGRPVNTNDLATQLATTPASVTDMIKKLKQKKLINYKAYYGCTLTESGRKQSLLIIRRHRLWEYFLSKKLGFNWDAIHEIAEELEHVSNTELINKLDAFLGYPEVDPHGDPIPDANGNIATTEHTVLGGGSLGKRYVVAQIGSQLPAVLELLDQKHIKIGTVIEIKKRFDFDQSLEIKTGNKQLTQISKELAQHILVKEHE, from the coding sequence ATGACATTAAATATAACCTCCACGGAGCAAAACTATATAAAAGCCATCTACCACCTGGAGCGGAACGGGCGGCCTGTAAATACCAATGACCTTGCTACGCAACTCGCCACTACCCCCGCTTCCGTCACCGACATGATCAAAAAGTTAAAACAAAAAAAGCTGATCAACTACAAAGCCTATTATGGTTGTACCCTAACGGAAAGCGGCCGGAAACAATCGCTGCTCATCATCAGAAGGCACCGGCTATGGGAATATTTCCTTTCAAAAAAATTGGGATTTAACTGGGACGCCATCCATGAAATTGCGGAGGAACTGGAGCATGTGAGCAATACCGAGCTCATCAATAAGCTGGACGCCTTCCTGGGCTATCCCGAAGTGGACCCGCACGGCGACCCCATCCCCGATGCAAACGGGAACATCGCAACAACGGAGCACACTGTCCTGGGCGGCGGCAGTTTAGGCAAGCGTTATGTGGTGGCGCAAATCGGGAGCCAGTTACCCGCAGTACTGGAACTATTAGACCAGAAGCACATCAAAATAGGGACGGTTATAGAAATAAAAAAACGTTTCGATTTCGACCAGTCGCTTGAAATAAAAACAGGCAACAAGCAACTCACACAGATCTCAAAAGAATTAGCGCAACATATTTTAGTAAAAGAACATGAATAA